Within Rhododendron vialii isolate Sample 1 chromosome 12a, ASM3025357v1, the genomic segment AACACTAGTCTACAAGAGCGCAAAACTAAGGGCGCATCACTTGTTGAAACCCGAAAGAAGGAGATGATTCTAGCCGTTGAGGTTTTTATCGAGATGGGTGCCACAATCTTCTTCCCCTTTTGggctttcttcattttgtttctgGATTTGCTCTTGTGCTCTTTGTGTTTCACCACTCGAATAGGATTTTTGGTGTTGAGAAATGATCTAGTAGTAGATGACAACCACCCACTGACAAGACTTTTTTTGTTGGTTGCACAGCAAACCCATTGATAAGAAGTTGATGCGATTACTTTCTTCATCATGTTGCTAAGTCAAGTTTTCGTCGAGCGGCTAAACTCCTTCAAAAGGTTCTATCTTTTTTGgtcaacaagaaaaataaaaaattgatggtTGTTGTGGTGAACAAGCTGAACAGGGTTTCAATCGGTCCTCATCACCCGAAAAGATGAAGATGTTGGTGGCAAGTGGTGGTCACAAAGGACTTTTCACAAACTCCGTTAATGAGAAGTCCTTGCATTCTGGGAAATTTAAAGCAAACAACCCCAAAATGACCAGAATTATAACTTGCTCTACTTAACAGAGTAGTACCACTACCACAGTTCGATAGTATTATGTCTGACCCGAATGAACACCATTgtaaacaaacaacaaaataaaaatcctgATATGGGTTCACTTGCTTCATAACAAGAAGTTCAAATACCTTTCAATGCAATACCAATTACATAGTTCCATAACTTTTGGCCATATCCTAATGAACATTCCTATTTACCCCATACAATATAAATGTAATTTAATCAAGAGAGAAAACCCTCACATGGGTTTTCCCTGCCaatgaaaataagaacaaaagcaAGGATTTAGAGCACAGACCTCTGCCAATTCTTGggggcattcgaagagcttcaaACCTGTCAGCTTAAACCCCTTCTTCTCAAACCTAGAAATTATCTCACCAACCTATATGATAACTCAAACccacaaaaagaaaagttacAAACTTCCAATAAAATCTAAAACATCAGTAAATTACACAATTAAGTTAGCAGATTAAAGCTTACCAGACCACGTTGGACCCCATCGGGCTTAATCATAATGTAAGTCTCCTCCATTTTTTGCTGCAAATCAAGAAAATCAAGATCAGAGTTCAATTGGGTGTTCAacagaaattgaaattgaaaatgagagagagagagagagagagagagaccatggaAGCAACCAAGTGGGGGAGGAAGATGCGGCGTTTGGTAAGGCTCTTCTGCTTGGGGGCATGAGGACGAGAAGATAAATACGAGAAAAGATTGGACCGGGGCTGGAATGCTGGAGTGTAGGATAAGCTGGTGGTGGGTTTTTCAGGCGCTGAGCGGAAGAAGGAAGATGAAGCACATGGACTTCCTCTGAACAGAGATACAGcgtccattctctctctctctctctctctctctctgaggaGTGTGTATTCTCTGTAGAACTGATATCGTGATAT encodes:
- the LOC131311566 gene encoding nucleoside diphosphate kinase 2, chloroplastic yields the protein MDAVSLFRGSPCASSSFFRSAPEKPTTSLSYTPAFQPRSNLFSYLSSRPHAPKQKSLTKRRIFLPHLVASMQKMEETYIMIKPDGVQRGLVGEIISRFEKKGFKLTGLKLFECPQELAEEHYKDLNSKPFFPKLIRYITSGPVVCMAWEGDGVVASARKLIGATNPLQAEPGTIRGDLAVQTGRNVVHGSDSPENGKREIALWFKEGELCEWTPAQAAWLLE